In Malus sylvestris chromosome 15, drMalSylv7.2, whole genome shotgun sequence, a single genomic region encodes these proteins:
- the LOC126603323 gene encoding homeobox-leucine zipper protein ATHB-6-like: MKRLGSSDSFGAMISICPTTEEHSPRNNHVYSREFQSMLDGLDEEGCVEEAGHVSEKKRRLSVEQVKALEKNFEVENKLEPERKVKLAQELGLQPRQVAVWFQNRRARWKTKQLERDYSVLKANYDTVKRNYDTLQHDNEALLKEIKQLKAKLQEDNAASKNPTVKEEQLLGKDQSYKVVQERSQSPPPPPGSSVPETECNELNFESFNNTSGVLEAVSLFPDFKDGSSDSDSSAILNEDNSPNLTMSSSGILQNHQLIKSPASTSLKFNCSSSSSPSSSSMNCFPFQKSYQPLVKVEEHNFFSSEEACSFFSDEQAPSLQWYCPDQWS; the protein is encoded by the exons ATGAAGAGGCTTGGAAGTTCAGATTCCTTTGGTGCTATGATTTCCATCTGCCCAACAACAg AGGAACACAGTCCAAGAAACAACCATGTTTACAGCAGAGAATTCCAGTCCATGTTGGATGGCTTAGATGAGGAAGGGTGTGTCGAAGAAGCCGGCCATGTTTCCGAGAAGAAGAGGAGATTGAGCGTTGAACAAGTGAAGGCCTTAGAGAAAAACTTTGAGGTGGAGAACAAGCTTGAACCTGAAAGAAAGGTGAAGCTTGCCCAAGAACTAGGCCTCCAACCAAGACAAGTTGCCGTGTGGTTCCAGAACCGCCGTGCTCGTTGGAAAACCAAACAATTGGAGCGCGATTATAGCGTTCTCAAAGCCAATTACGACACTGTCAAGCGGAACTACGATACCCTTCAACATGACAATGAAGCCCTTCTCAAGgag ATAAAGCAATTGAAGGCAAAGTTGCAAGAAGATAACGCAGCGAGCAAGAATCCCACCGTGAAAGAAGAGCAACTCTTGGGAAAAGATCAGAGTTACAAAGTGGTTCAGGAGCGGAGCCAGTCACCGCCACCGCCTCCGGGATCCTCTGTTCCAGAAACAGAGTGTAACGAGCTTAACTTTGAGAGCTTCAACAACACAAGTGGAGTACTAGAAGCCGTCTCATTGTTCCCAGATTTCAAAGATGGCTCTTCGGACAGTGACTCGAGTGCGATCTTGAACGAAGATAACAGTCCAAACTTGACTATGTCTTCATCTGGCATCCTCCAAAACCATCAGCTGATCAAGTCACCGGCCTCCACTTCACTCAAATTCAACTGCTCCTCGTCCTCCTCGCCGTCGTCATCGTCGATGAATTGCTTTCCGTTCCAGAAGAGCTACCAGCCTTTGGTGAAGGTAGAGGAGCACAATTTCTTTAGCAGTGAGGAGGCCTGTAGCTTCTTCTCCGATGAGCAAGCACCTTCACTTCAGTGGTACTGTCCTGATCAGTGGAGCTAA